The sequence GCACGGCAGGCGGCCTAGCGCGCTACGACGGGTATCAGTTCGATGTCTTCGAGCTAGACCCGGACGACCCGGCTTCCTTGCCGGATCCGGTCGTGCGTGCTCTGCTCGTGGCCCGCGACGGCACCCTGTGGGTAGGGATGAACAGCGCCGGGGCCGCGCGTTTCCTACCGAGCACGCAGCAGTTCGAGCGCATCCCGGTCGGTGTGCCCGACGCCGCGCATCTTCCCAACGGCCAGGTCAACGCCCTCCACCAGAGTGCGGATGGTGCGCTGTGGATCGGAACTGCCGACGGCCTCGTGCGGCGCGACCCGGCGACGGGAGCGCTAGTGCACCTGCGGGATGGCGGCCGCTTTAGCGTCACGGCGCTCGCGGACGCCGAGGGGGGCGGCCTCTGGGTGGGTATGCAAAACGGGCGGCTCTACCACGTGGCCCCGGGCACACGCGTGCTCCGGCGTCAGGACCTCGCTGGCGTGGAAGCGTCGGGAGTGAGCGTGGTCAGCTTGCACGACCGCGAAGGCCGTTTGTGGATGGGTACTTCTGACGGGCTGCGCGCCTACAATCCAGGTACCGGAACGGCACAGGCCTTCGATGCGGCGCTGCTCCAGCAGCCGATCGAGACGCTTTTTGCTGAGCCGAACGGGTGGCTGTGGCTCTCCACCCCCGAAGGGTTTGTGCTCTTCGACACGAACACCGAGCAGGTCATCACGGTGCGCTCGAACGCTCCGGGCAACGCGATCAACCTGCCGCAGGCCCCCGCGCTGGATGTGCTCTACGACTCCGCAGGGATGTTCTGGATCGCCACGGCAGGCAGTGGGGTGGCCTACGCGGACTTCCAGACCTCGCCCATCGGCGTCTACCGCAGTGAGCCCGGTGCTCTGGCCTCACCGAGTCTCCGCTCGATCGCGTCGGACTCGCTTGCGATTTGGGCGGGCTTGAACTCGCAAGGCCTGAACCGCATCGACCGCGTGACCGGCACGGTGACCCGCTACCCGCTGCCTGCGCCGCCGCCGGGGGTCCCCTGGACCAACCAGGACGACGCCACGGTGTACGGCCTCGACTTCGACCGGCAAGGGCGGCTGTGGTCGGTGGTACAGTGGGGCGTGCGGCGGCACACCGTCTCGGGCGCCGTGGCGCAGACTTACCTATTCCCCAGCGCGGCCTATGGTATCTGGCGCCCAGCGTTCGTGCACGAGGACCAGGCGGGCACTCTGTGGGTAGGGGGCAGCGTCCTCGCCACGCTTGATCCGGTGACCGGGCAGTTCGAGGAGAGCCTCCCCACGATCGTACGCGCGGTCCACGAAGCCGCCGACGGCGTGCTCTGGCTCGCCTCGAACGACGGCCTCCTCCGCTACGACCCGCGAACGGGCGCCCGCGCCTCGTTCCGGCACGACCCCGCCGACCCCGCCTCGATCCCGAACGACGCTCTCCAGGCCGTCGCGGCACAGGGCGACTCCGTGCTCTGGCTCGGCAGCGCCGCCGGCGTCGCGCGCTTCGACGTGGCGACCGGGCAAGCGACACGCTACTCCCGGTCCAACTCGCTGCTCCCCAACAACTTCGTCAACGGCGTGCTTGTGGACGACACGGGGTACGTCTGGGTGAGCACCAACGGCGGCCTCGCGCGCCTCGACCCGGCTACTGGCGCCGTGACCACGCTCAGCGCAACACGTGGGGTGCAAGGCCGCGAGTTCAACCGTGGGGCCTACCACAAAGCAGCCGATGGGACCCTGATGTTCGGCGGAATCGACGGGCTCAACGTATTCAAGCCGTCACGGCTGCGCGACAACCCATACCCGCCCGCTGTGCAGCTTCGGCGGATCGTTGCCGGCGCCGACGTCCTTGTACCAGGTCCCGGTGCGCTTGCCGCAATGCTGGACGACGGAGAGTCACTGCGCCTACGGTCCGACCAAGACGTGCTCTCGTTCGAGTACGTCGGCTTGCACTACGCCGCGCCAGAGGAGAACCGCTACCAGTTCATCCTCGACGGGGCCGATGCGGACTGGCAGCCTCTCACGGCGAGCCGCGAGGCCCGGTACACGCACCTGCCTCCAGGCTCCTATGCGTTTCGTGTACGTGCTCGCAGCGCCTACGGCGTCTGGAGCGACGACGTGACGCTGGCGCGCCTTGTGCTGCCACCTCCGTGGTGGGCTACCTGGTGGTTCCAGCTGCTGCTCGTTGCAGGAGTGCTGGGGACCATCGGCGCCCTCGTCCAGTGGCGAACGACCGAGGCGCGCGCCCGCGCGCGGAGGCTGCGCATCGAGGTGGCAAACCGGACCAGCGACCTCACCCGAGAACAGGCGCAGACGGCCCGGCAGGCCGAAGCGCTCGAAGTCGCCAACCAGCAGCAGCGGCGCCTCTTTGCTAACCTCAGTCACGAGACGCGCACGCCCCTCACGCTCATCCTCAG is a genomic window of Bacteroidota bacterium containing:
- a CDS encoding two-component regulator propeller domain-containing protein, translating into MPQTFATSVARDSLGFLWFGTAGGLARYDGYQFDVFELDPDDPASLPDPVVRALLVARDGTLWVGMNSAGAARFLPSTQQFERIPVGVPDAAHLPNGQVNALHQSADGALWIGTADGLVRRDPATGALVHLRDGGRFSVTALADAEGGGLWVGMQNGRLYHVAPGTRVLRRQDLAGVEASGVSVVSLHDREGRLWMGTSDGLRAYNPGTGTAQAFDAALLQQPIETLFAEPNGWLWLSTPEGFVLFDTNTEQVITVRSNAPGNAINLPQAPALDVLYDSAGMFWIATAGSGVAYADFQTSPIGVYRSEPGALASPSLRSIASDSLAIWAGLNSQGLNRIDRVTGTVTRYPLPAPPPGVPWTNQDDATVYGLDFDRQGRLWSVVQWGVRRHTVSGAVAQTYLFPSAAYGIWRPAFVHEDQAGTLWVGGSVLATLDPVTGQFEESLPTIVRAVHEAADGVLWLASNDGLLRYDPRTGARASFRHDPADPASIPNDALQAVAAQGDSVLWLGSAAGVARFDVATGQATRYSRSNSLLPNNFVNGVLVDDTGYVWVSTNGGLARLDPATGAVTTLSATRGVQGREFNRGAYHKAADGTLMFGGIDGLNVFKPSRLRDNPYPPAVQLRRIVAGADVLVPGPGALAAMLDDGESLRLRSDQDVLSFEYVGLHYAAPEENRYQFILDGADADWQPLTASREARYTHLPPGSYAFRVRARSAYGVWSDDVTLARLVLPPPWWATWWFQLLLVAGVLGTIGALVQWRTTEARARARRLRIEVANRTSDLTREQAQTARQAEALEVANQQQRRLFANLSHETRTPLTLILSPVEDTLARDDLTDDLRAMLERVRQNGRRLLHLIDQILDLSRMEVGQTQVRLQRVDLGEFVAALAVAFEGHATRRGLVLSWGTPDERVVGDFDVALLEHILFNLTANAIKYTPEGGKVRVSLSVEDEGATAALRVRDTGIGIPPDQIDRIWERFALVDEGQASSTGIGLALVQEAVELLGGTVGVESRPGFGTTFTVRLPVQDAQLDGAPVGEAYVPQADLADAVPAQPPTVTGRLAGYAAADRTTVLVVEDAADVRAYLASLLRADYLVVEAADGEAGLAKARERTPDLVVSDVAMPRMDGLALAEALRADPDLGFVPIVLLTARADVEDRVAGLESGADAYLAKPFDPRELRATVASLLASRRAWRERHAAAVTPVIDAFPGVVSADEDLRARIEAAIHEHFADPAFSARDLAEAVGLSGSQLRRRTHELLSATPTEAIRAYRLAQGALLLRKESGTVAEVAYAVGFNSVSYFTRSFGDAYGRTPTAYIAEGKEIG